A DNA window from Micromonospora inyonensis contains the following coding sequences:
- a CDS encoding phosphatase PAP2 family protein translates to MAVVTDPQPPAPSGPPVSSPEGGRPRVVAMSIWSALFVAGWLTIGLPTDPAYAFVWIWSAVIAWNWGRPWRSHLGFARDWLPVVLLLAAYNLSRGFADNGAIPYSYDLIVADRFLVGWATGGEVPTIWLQERLYRPQVQWWDVVAAWVYFSHFVVTLAAAVVLWMRDRARWGAYMRRWGFLCAAGLATYFLYPAAPPWWAAQNGLLGEVARISTRGWKEFGMHGAGNMLNAGQIASNPVAAMPSLHTAWALFVVLFFLTSTRRRWWPLLLSYPLAMTFTLVYSGEHYIIDVLVGWAYVGMTFLVVGLAERRWAARRARRAPTGPAPAGPGTGADAGVAGTTGPSPTEEPTAPVSR, encoded by the coding sequence ATGGCCGTTGTCACTGACCCCCAGCCCCCTGCCCCGTCCGGTCCGCCGGTGTCGTCACCCGAGGGCGGACGCCCCCGCGTGGTCGCCATGTCGATCTGGAGCGCCCTGTTCGTCGCCGGTTGGTTGACGATCGGCCTGCCGACAGACCCGGCGTACGCCTTCGTCTGGATCTGGTCCGCCGTCATCGCCTGGAACTGGGGTCGCCCGTGGCGCAGCCACCTGGGCTTCGCCCGGGACTGGCTGCCGGTGGTGCTGCTCCTCGCCGCCTACAACCTCTCCCGGGGCTTCGCCGACAACGGCGCAATTCCGTACTCCTACGACCTGATCGTCGCCGACCGGTTCCTGGTCGGCTGGGCGACCGGGGGCGAGGTCCCCACCATCTGGTTGCAGGAGCGGCTATACCGGCCGCAGGTGCAGTGGTGGGACGTGGTGGCGGCGTGGGTCTACTTCTCGCACTTCGTGGTGACGCTGGCGGCGGCGGTGGTGCTCTGGATGCGTGACCGCGCCCGCTGGGGGGCCTACATGCGGCGGTGGGGTTTCCTCTGCGCCGCCGGCCTGGCCACCTACTTCCTCTATCCGGCCGCCCCGCCGTGGTGGGCGGCGCAGAACGGGCTGCTCGGCGAGGTCGCCCGGATCTCCACCCGGGGGTGGAAGGAGTTCGGCATGCACGGCGCGGGCAACATGCTCAACGCCGGGCAGATCGCCTCGAACCCGGTGGCCGCGATGCCCTCCCTGCACACTGCCTGGGCGCTGTTCGTGGTGCTGTTCTTCCTCACCTCGACCCGCCGCCGCTGGTGGCCGCTGCTGCTGTCGTACCCGCTGGCGATGACCTTCACCCTGGTCTACTCCGGCGAGCACTACATCATCGACGTGCTGGTCGGCTGGGCGTACGTGGGGATGACCTTCCTGGTGGTCGGCCTGGCCGAGCGGCGGTGGGCGGCCCGGCGGGCCCGTCGCGCCCCGACCGGGCCGGCGCCCGCCGGCCCCGGGACCGGGGCGGACGCCGGAGTGGCCGGGACCACCGGGCCGTCCCCGACCGAGGAGCCGACGGCTCCGGTCAGCCGCTGA
- a CDS encoding DUF58 domain-containing protein, with amino-acid sequence MARAAAVTPPARRSTGATPGRSEAVLSRLQLLVTRKLDGLLQGDYAGLLPGPGSEAGESREYRPGDDVRRMDWPVTARTTTPHVRRTVADRELETWLAVDLSASLDFGTGQWLKREVVIAAVAALAHLTVRGGNRIGAVVGTGGAPSAPRRWGRTPDAVPVVRRLPARSGRKEAQGLVRAVAGIEIGPGRADLGALVDVLNRPPRRRGVAVVISDFLAPPEQWGRPIRKLRVRHDVLAIEVVDPRELDLPDVGVLPVVDPETGELHEVQTADPRLRRRYAEAAAAQRAAIARELRAAGAAHLRLRTDTDWLLDMVRFVAAQRHARTRGTTR; translated from the coding sequence CTGGCCCGGGCAGCGGCCGTGACCCCACCCGCCCGCCGGTCGACCGGCGCCACCCCCGGACGGAGCGAGGCGGTCCTCTCCCGGCTCCAGCTCCTGGTCACCCGCAAACTCGACGGTCTGCTCCAGGGCGACTACGCCGGGCTGCTGCCCGGGCCGGGCAGCGAGGCGGGGGAGTCCCGCGAGTACCGCCCCGGTGACGATGTCCGTCGGATGGACTGGCCGGTGACCGCGCGGACGACGACGCCGCACGTGCGGCGTACGGTGGCCGACCGGGAGCTGGAGACGTGGCTCGCGGTGGACCTCTCGGCGAGCCTGGACTTCGGCACCGGGCAGTGGCTCAAGCGCGAGGTGGTGATCGCGGCGGTGGCGGCCCTGGCACACCTGACCGTCCGGGGCGGCAACCGGATCGGCGCGGTGGTCGGCACCGGCGGCGCGCCCTCCGCGCCCCGGCGGTGGGGCCGGACGCCCGACGCCGTCCCGGTCGTGCGGCGGCTGCCGGCCCGCAGCGGGCGGAAGGAGGCCCAGGGTCTGGTACGCGCCGTCGCCGGGATCGAGATCGGGCCGGGCCGCGCCGACCTCGGTGCCCTGGTCGACGTGCTCAACCGGCCGCCCCGGCGGCGGGGCGTGGCGGTGGTGATCTCCGACTTCCTCGCACCGCCGGAGCAGTGGGGACGACCGATCCGTAAGCTGCGGGTCCGGCATGACGTGCTGGCGATCGAGGTGGTCGACCCGCGTGAGCTGGACCTGCCGGACGTGGGGGTGCTGCCGGTGGTGGACCCGGAGACCGGGGAGCTGCACGAGGTGCAGACCGCCGATCCCCGGCTGCGCCGCCGGTACGCCGAGGCGGCCGCCGCCCAGCGCGCGGCGATCGCCCGGGAGCTGCGGGCGGCTGGTGCCGCCCACCTGCGTCTGCGTACCGACACCGACTGGCTGCTGGACATGGTGCGTTTCGTGGCCGCGCAGCGGCACGCCCGCACCCGGGGGACGACTCGATGA
- a CDS encoding thioesterase family protein — protein sequence MPEQTVTPGLKARVELTVTDADTAQAGGSGDVPVLGTPRVLALAEAATVAATARHLPPGSTTVGVRVELEHRAPTPVGRTVAAEARLDEVDGRRLLFTVTVTDGAETVAQGRVERVLLDRQRFVERAAGAS from the coding sequence ATGCCGGAGCAGACTGTCACGCCCGGGCTCAAGGCCCGGGTCGAACTCACCGTGACCGACGCCGACACCGCCCAGGCGGGCGGCTCCGGTGACGTGCCGGTGCTGGGCACGCCCCGGGTCCTCGCGCTGGCCGAGGCGGCCACCGTCGCGGCCACCGCGCGGCACCTGCCGCCGGGGTCGACCACCGTCGGCGTCCGGGTGGAGCTGGAGCACCGGGCACCCACCCCGGTGGGCCGGACCGTCGCCGCCGAGGCACGGCTGGACGAGGTGGACGGCCGGCGGCTGCTCTTCACCGTCACCGTCACCGACGGTGCCGAGACGGTGGCCCAGGGGCGCGTCGAGCGGGTGCTGCTGGACCGGCAGCGCTTCGTGGAACGCGCCGCCGGGGCGTCATGA
- a CDS encoding AAA family ATPase — protein MAQPTTPEPTATDAAPAPPSTPAEDATLLERALFEIKRVIVGQDRMVERMFVALLARGHCLLEGVPGVAKTLAVETLAKVVGGSFARVQFTPDLVPADIMGTRIYRQSSEKFDVELGPVFVNFLLADEINRAPAKVQSALLEVMSERQVSIGGESHRVPDPFLVMATQNPIEQEGVYPLPEAQRDRFLMKIVVGYPTDAEEREIVYRMGVAPPVPAPVFTTTDLLTLQRKADQVFVHNALVDYAVRLVLATRTPAEHGMPDVAQLIQYGASPRASLGLVRATRALALLRGRDYALPQDVQDIAPDILRHRLVLSYDALADDVPADHIVHRVMSTIPLPSVAPRQQATPPAGPPPGAQSPAGPAPGAGWPGQRP, from the coding sequence GTGGCCCAGCCGACCACGCCCGAACCGACCGCGACCGACGCCGCCCCGGCGCCACCGAGCACACCCGCCGAGGACGCGACCCTGCTGGAGCGGGCGTTGTTCGAGATCAAGCGGGTCATCGTCGGGCAGGACCGGATGGTCGAGCGGATGTTCGTCGCCCTGCTCGCCCGGGGCCACTGCCTGCTGGAGGGAGTGCCCGGGGTGGCCAAGACCCTGGCCGTGGAGACCCTGGCCAAGGTCGTCGGCGGCTCCTTCGCCCGGGTCCAGTTCACCCCCGACCTGGTGCCCGCCGACATCATGGGCACCCGCATCTACCGGCAGTCCAGCGAGAAGTTCGATGTGGAGCTGGGACCGGTCTTCGTCAACTTCCTGCTCGCCGACGAGATCAACCGCGCCCCGGCGAAGGTGCAGTCGGCGCTGCTGGAGGTGATGAGCGAGCGCCAGGTGTCGATCGGTGGGGAGAGCCACCGGGTGCCGGACCCGTTCCTGGTGATGGCCACCCAGAACCCGATCGAGCAGGAGGGCGTCTACCCGCTGCCCGAGGCGCAACGGGACCGCTTCCTGATGAAGATCGTCGTCGGCTACCCGACGGACGCCGAGGAGCGGGAGATCGTCTATCGGATGGGGGTGGCGCCGCCCGTACCGGCGCCGGTGTTCACCACCACCGACCTGCTCACCCTCCAGCGCAAGGCCGACCAGGTGTTCGTGCACAACGCGCTGGTCGACTACGCGGTCCGGCTGGTGCTGGCCACCCGTACCCCGGCCGAGCACGGGATGCCGGACGTCGCCCAGCTCATCCAGTACGGCGCGAGCCCCCGCGCGTCGCTCGGCCTGGTCCGGGCCACCCGTGCGCTGGCCCTGCTGCGGGGCCGGGACTACGCGCTGCCCCAGGACGTGCAGGACATCGCCCCGGACATCCTCCGCCACCGGCTGGTGCTCAGCTACGACGCCCTCGCCGACGACGTCCCCGCCGACCACATCGTGCACCGGGTGATGTCGACCATCCCGCTGCCGTCGGTGGCGCCCCGGCAGCAGGCCACGCCGCCGGCAGGTCCTCCGCCGGGCGCGCAGTCGCCCGCCGGCCCGGCGCCGGGCGCGGGCTGGCCCGGGCAGCGGCCGTGA
- a CDS encoding PH domain-containing protein, protein MTGGPAEESGPDAAHPWPVPAAPVPEHVEPRQRLHPLSPVLHGAKSLVVVIAGLSWSTLSRVGLGTFTAMVAVLALGATVLSVVSWYNTGYHVVGRELRVHEGLLWRRTRAIPLERLQAVEVVRPLLAQLTGLAELRLEVVGGGKTEAPLAFLSVADATVLRTRLLDLTGHAPRDVPAPETATAALPVPPGRPLHTVGNRDLLVSQLLTPQAFMLPVGVAFVVAQFLSEGSWSFIAVASTITAMAGVLLQPIRRVLDDWNFRLDRDGDRLRIGNGLLETRAQTVPLNRVQAVGVTWPLLWRAKGWLRLRLEVAGYSAAEPDDRNRPDRLLPVGDLATGEMITAEVLPGVVVSALPLTAPPPPARWLRPLSRRVLGAGLAERVFVVRSGLVTRQLAIVPYARIQSVRVVQGPLQRRLGLATVHADTAGGAGAAAVHRDLAEAWALADELTSRARAARLSG, encoded by the coding sequence GTGACCGGCGGCCCGGCCGAGGAGTCCGGGCCGGACGCAGCGCACCCCTGGCCCGTCCCGGCCGCCCCGGTGCCGGAACACGTCGAGCCCCGGCAGCGCCTGCACCCGTTGAGCCCCGTCCTGCACGGGGCGAAGTCCCTGGTGGTGGTGATCGCCGGGCTCTCCTGGTCGACCCTGTCCCGGGTCGGTCTCGGCACCTTCACGGCGATGGTCGCGGTGCTCGCCCTCGGCGCGACGGTGCTCTCGGTGGTCAGCTGGTACAACACCGGCTACCACGTGGTCGGTCGCGAACTGCGGGTCCACGAGGGTCTGCTGTGGCGGCGCACCCGGGCCATCCCGCTGGAGCGGTTGCAGGCCGTGGAGGTGGTCCGTCCGCTGCTCGCCCAGCTCACCGGTCTGGCCGAACTACGGCTGGAGGTGGTCGGCGGTGGCAAGACCGAGGCGCCGCTGGCGTTCCTGAGCGTGGCCGACGCGACGGTCCTGCGGACCCGCCTGCTCGACCTGACCGGCCACGCCCCGCGTGACGTGCCCGCGCCGGAGACCGCGACGGCCGCGTTACCGGTGCCGCCCGGCCGGCCACTGCACACCGTCGGCAACCGCGACCTGCTGGTCAGCCAGCTGCTCACCCCGCAGGCGTTCATGCTGCCGGTGGGCGTGGCGTTCGTGGTGGCACAGTTCCTCTCCGAGGGTTCCTGGTCGTTCATCGCGGTGGCGAGCACGATCACTGCGATGGCCGGCGTGCTGCTGCAACCGATCCGGCGGGTACTCGACGACTGGAACTTCCGGCTCGACCGGGACGGCGACCGGCTGCGGATCGGCAACGGACTGCTGGAGACCCGGGCGCAGACCGTCCCGCTCAACCGGGTGCAGGCGGTCGGGGTGACCTGGCCGCTGCTGTGGCGGGCCAAGGGCTGGCTGCGGCTGCGGCTGGAGGTCGCCGGCTACTCGGCGGCCGAGCCGGACGACCGCAACCGCCCGGACCGGCTCCTGCCCGTGGGTGACCTGGCGACCGGCGAGATGATCACCGCGGAGGTGCTGCCCGGCGTGGTCGTCTCCGCGCTGCCGCTGACCGCACCGCCGCCGCCGGCCCGCTGGCTGCGGCCGCTGAGTCGGCGCGTCCTCGGCGCCGGCCTGGCCGAGCGGGTCTTCGTGGTCCGCTCCGGCCTGGTCACCCGACAGCTCGCCATCGTGCCGTACGCCCGGATCCAGAGTGTCCGGGTGGTCCAGGGGCCGCTGCAACGGCGGCTGGGCCTGGCCACCGTGCACGCCGACACCGCGGGCGGTGCCGGCGCGGCGGCGGTGCACCGGGACCTGGCCGAGGCGTGGGCCCTCGCCGACGAGCTGACCTCGCGGGCCCGCGCCGCCCGGCTCAGCGGCTGA
- a CDS encoding PH domain-containing protein has protein sequence MNTENADGPVPTPADPLEPWPETVAWQRVSTDLIRVELVRLGIGVLVVVVGLAVAWGLSGHWLFGAGLALVVLLSLWRSVAIVRAVHAWGYAERDDDLLVRHGLLVRRLSIVPYARMQFVDVTAGPLERAFGLATVQLHTAAAASDARVPGLRPAEASRLRDRLTALGEDRAEGL, from the coding sequence GTGAACACGGAGAACGCCGACGGGCCCGTCCCCACCCCGGCCGACCCGCTCGAACCATGGCCGGAGACAGTCGCCTGGCAGCGGGTCTCCACCGACCTGATCCGGGTGGAACTGGTCCGGCTGGGCATCGGTGTCCTCGTCGTGGTGGTCGGGCTCGCGGTGGCCTGGGGCTTGAGCGGACACTGGCTGTTCGGGGCCGGACTGGCGCTGGTCGTGCTGCTGAGCCTCTGGCGGTCGGTGGCGATCGTGCGGGCCGTCCACGCCTGGGGGTACGCCGAACGCGACGACGACCTGCTGGTCCGGCACGGGCTGCTGGTACGCCGGCTGTCGATCGTGCCGTACGCCCGGATGCAGTTCGTCGACGTCACCGCCGGCCCGCTGGAGCGGGCCTTCGGGCTGGCCACCGTGCAGTTGCACACCGCCGCCGCCGCGAGTGACGCCCGGGTGCCCGGGCTGCGTCCGGCGGAGGCGTCCCGACTGCGCGACCGGCTCACCGCGCTGGGCGAAGACCGCGCGGAGGGGCTGTGA